The sequence aatttatctgggtgctaatgacatttagcgcggaggtagtgctatagagttttctgaagccatgctgatgaggggctagctgcaaatgtgcttggaaataagggagcaaaatggcttcaagcgtctttgccactggcgataggagagatatcggacgatatgactcacctacgttagctggtttcccaggctttagtagcgggaccaccttggccattttccatttctcgggtatggcaaaggtggagagagacaggttgaagacatgcgctaaatatttgaaaccccctttccctaggtttttaagcatcggcatggctatgccgtctgggcccactgctttggatggtttagcgcgaccaatggcgtcctcaacctctttagcggtgatggtgattggtgacgcgctgaatttgtgtttatgtgcgtgtctattgactctccgtctatctttgtcgaccgtaggatgcattatatattgtcggcagaaagcgctcgcgcatttttccgcatccgacagcaccttatcgccaaaggcgatggaaactttgtctttgtgcttagtcggattcgatagggactttacggtggaccaaagtttacctacaccggtaaagaggttacaacctcttaggtgctcttcccatttcgcccgcttgtgttcgtccacaagcaatctgatgcgttggtttatatcccttatttgggggtcgcctggatcaagctgtcttataagttcGCGTTCCCTCGccaagctcgcggcctccgccgggaagtggggccggatttcgggaattcttccggcgggaatgaaatgtgccgaggcggattcaatgaccttacggaaggcacgctccccttggcgggcatcagtcggcaaggggagcgtgccttccgtaaggtcatatGACCCCCATATTTTGCGCATAACTATTTATTGTTCATAATCTTATATCTActttatataattaaaatattatGCTGTAGAAATCTCTTTAAACAATTTAAAGCGTACAAGTGTTTGTTCAGATATTTGGCTAGTTAAGTGATGCAAATATACACACACTAAATGCAAttcaatacatacatactttatcAGTCAATTGTATATTAATCAAAATTAACTAGAACTGCCCGTATGCATTCAAAGCTCTTCTTTGTTCACTGCCTCATTCTTGCTTGCATCACCCTTTCGTTTTGTTTTTTGCATCTTTGCCTTTCTCTTTTCCTCTTCATAATCCTCATCATCACTTTCGCTCTGCGCTGGCAGTGTCTCCTGCAAACATTTTCGATCATCTTTTGCCAATACTTCATCTTCACAAAGATGTGCTATAAGCGTTTTTTTATCTTGTTTATTGAAGTACCAATCGGATATAACATCATCATAATTTCCAAGCATATCTTCACATTGCGCTTTCATTTGTGTCACTTCTACAGGTGGCCTATCCCACAGCTCATAAGGTATACCCAAATCCACCTTAACACCCTTGTCCACAAGTCCATGTAACGTTTTGAATGTTTGTG is a genomic window of Eurosta solidaginis isolate ZX-2024a chromosome 4, ASM4086904v1, whole genome shotgun sequence containing:
- the CNPYb gene encoding protein canopy 4; protein product: MLRQFNIIVMLFLCFVKAGPEEEQGVRYASRCEACKILATELQERLKETGKSHEMLEVGYSLDDVKPKKRTEYRRSELRLIESTENVCDRVLEYNLHKERKDSTRFAKGMSQTFKTLHGLVDKGVKVDLGIPYELWDRPPVEVTQMKAQCEDMLGNYDDVISDWYFNKQDKKTLIAHLCEDEVLAKDDRKCLQETLPAQSESDDEDYEEEKRKAKMQKTKRKGDASKNEAVNKEEL